CGAGGTTCTGCGCCATGTGCACAGGCTCTGGGGCTTTGATGTGCATTTGGAAAGCGTGGACGATGGCACCGTGGTGGAAGACCACCACTGCCCGCCAAGGGAACTTGAGGAGGACTGAATCTGGAGCCTGATGGCAAATTCGGGCCGGTACTGGCCGGCCCGATTCTACGTCATTCCGCGCCGGACTCACTTGTTCTGTGGCTGGTAACCAGCGAACGGACAGCGCTCGCCGTTCAGGTATTCAAAGGCAGAGAGCTCCTGCTGGATCGTCCGCTAGCAGAATCAGAGGTTTCACGGCTTCGAATTGGTACCCGTGCCTGGCTGAACCTTCTGACAATCACACCGGACTCCGCTCTGCCCCGGGACACCCCGCTTGAGTACGACCTGGGGCTCACTGGTGACGGATCCGCCCCACCCCGATGGATCCGCAGCTGGGCTACGCATCTTTGCCCGGAGAGCCGCGATCGCCCTGGCTTTACCCTGAAGTCGAAACTGGATCGCATACTCCATGGCTCCTGCCGGAGACCTCACCATCCCTCGCGAGACGGTTTGGTTCGGGTGGATGAGGAACTGCAGAAGGCACAGAGACTAGAGGACGTTCCGTCTCTGCTGCTGATGACCGGCGACCAGGTCTACGCCGATGATGTGGCCGGTCCGATGTTGCACGCCATCCAGTGCGTTATTCACCAGCTGGGTCTTTACCAGGAAGTGCTGGAAGGCGCCTCGCTTTCACACAGCAAGGAACTGACTTCGGTAGCAAATGCCTATTACCACCGGGATGAACTGCTGCCGGAATCCGAATTTAACGAGGACCTCACCGAGCGTTTCTTTGGTGGCGTCCGCAAGCCAGTGTTCACAACCGCCAACGCCGGCAATCACCTGATCTCGTTCGCCGAGGTGATGGCCATGTACCTGCTGGTGTGGTCGCCGGAGCCCTGGCACCTTGTTACCAGCGCGGAGCCAGTCGAAGATCCGGACGAACTGGCGCGTTATCGGAAAGAACAGGCCGCTATCGACGAGTTTCGCAGAACCCTTCCGCGGGCAGCGCGGGCCATGGCTAACGTGCCCGTCTATATGATCTTTGATGATCATGACGTTACCGACGACTGGAATCTCTCGGCCCTCTGGGAAACCACCGCTTATGAACACCCCTTTTCCCGGCGCATCATCGGCAATGCCCTGCTGGGCTATCTCTTGTGCCAGGGCTGGGGTAACCAACCGGGTAATTTCGGGGACCTGATCGAACAGTGTCAGAAGCTGTTCGATTCCAGTGACGGACAACACGAGCTGGACAAGGCCATCCAGGATGAATTGATCGACCAACTGTTTCACTTCCAGCACTGGCATTACAGCCTGCCCACCTCGCCCAGACTGGTGGTTCTGGACACCCGCACGCACCGCTGGCGCAGTGAGATCCGGCGCAGCCACCCGTCCGGCCTGATGGACTGGGAATCGCTGACCGATTTCCAGCATGAGATCATGGGCGAGGACGCGGTCGTGGTGGTCTCCCCGGCGCCCATGTTCGGGGTGAAGCTCATCGAGATGATCCAGCGGGTGTTTACCTTTTTCGGCAAACCCCTGCTGGTAGACGCTGAAAACTGGATGGCGCATCGAGGCGCCGCCAGTGTACTGCTCAATATTTTCGGCCACCCCCGAACGCCCAGACACTTCGTGATTCTTTCCGGGGATGTCCACTATTCGTTTGCCTATGACGTTAGGCTGCGCCACAAACAGAACGGTCCACATGTCTGGCAGATCACCAGTAGCGGCATCAAAAATGAATTCCCCAACACCCTGCTGGAATGGCTGGACCGGCTCAATCGCTGGCTGTTTGCGCCCTGGTCGCCCCTGAACTGGTTCACCAAGAGACGGCGAATGTGGATCTCTCCCAGGCTACCGGAGGGCCGGGAGGCCGGTGAGCGGCTGTGGAACGGAGCCGGCATCGGAGATGTGCGGCTGGATGAAGAAGGCGCACCCACCGCCATCCGGCAACTGGATGCCGGCGGCGGGGGTACGATTTTTCAGCGGCGCGCTAAAGACGACTAATCAGGCGTTGACCGAAGGCAGTCCGGACAGCGCCATCGCCAGTTCCTGTTCGTCGTATTCGTGGTCGCTCAGTTCACCGGCGAAGTAGGAGGTATAGGCCGCCATATCGAAATGGCCGTGACCGCAGAGGTTGAACAGAATCACCTCTTCCTTGCCTTCCCGCTTGCAGCGCAGGGCTTCATCAATGGCGCCCTTGACCGCATGGTTGGCTTCCGGAGCCGGCACGATACCCTCATTCTTGGCGAACAGCACACCGGCCTCGAAGCACTCCCGCTGGGTATAGGACACTGCATCAAACAGCCCCAGTTCCTTGGCGTGGGAAACAAGTGGGGCCATACCGTGGTAGCGCAGGCCACCGGCGTGGAAGCCGGGCGGTGTGAATCCGGAGCCCAGGGTATGCATCTTCGTGAGCGGGGTCATGTGGGCGGTATCGCCGTAATCGTAGGCGTATTTGCCCCGGGTCAGGGTCGGGCACGCCGAGGGTTCCACCGCGACGATCCGGGATTTCTCACCGCCTCTAAGAGCGTGGCCCATGAACGGGAAGGCAATACCGGCAAAGTTGGAACCACCGCCAGTGCAACCCACGATCACATCCGGCCAGCAGTCTGCCATTTCCATCTGCTGCATGGCTTCCAGCCCAATGATGCTTTGATGGAGCAGCACGTGATTGAGTACCGAACCCAGGGCGTATTTGGTGTTCGGATCCTGCACAGCCAGTTCCACCGCTTCGGAGATGGCAATACCGAGACTGCCGGTGTGGTCGGGGTTCTCGGCCAACACCTTGCGACCGAATTCAGTCAGCTCCGAGGGTGAGGCCACACATTTAGCGCCATAGGTTTCCATGACGGCCCGGCGATAGGGTTTCTGGTTGTAGGAAACCCGCACCTGGAAGACGGTAACGTCGATATCAAACAGGGAGCCGGCAAAAGATAGCGACGTGCCCCACTGCCCTGCACCGGTTTCAGTGGTCAGGGTACGAATGCCCGCTTCGCGGTTGTAGAAGGCTTGCGGAATCGCCGTGTTCGGCTTGTGGCTGCCCGCCGGGCTCACGCCCTCGTACTTGTAGAAGATTTTAGCCGGGGTTCCGAGTGCCTTCTCCAGGCGATGCGCGCGATAAAGAGGCGCTGGTCGCCAGAGATTGTAGACGTCACGCACCGGCTCCGGAATCTCGATTTCCCGCTCGGTGGTTACCTCCTGTTCGATCAGCGCCATCGGGAACAAAGGTTCCAGATCCGACGGTTCCACCGGTTTCTGGGTGCCCGGGTGCAGTACGGCCGGCAACGGCTCAGGCAGGTCCGCCTGCAGGTTGTACCAGTATTTGGGCATCTGGCTTTCTTCGAGAAGGAACTTGGTTTGCATGAATAAAAAATCCCTACTGTTTGTGTTGTTATAGGTATTCAGAATACCCATTCCAGGCCCGCATAAAAAGTTCTTCCGGGACCTGGTTCGAAATAGCCCCGGTCTTCCACCGGGCGGTTCGCATTGGCGTTTATGCGTACATTACTGAAATAATCCTGATCCAGCAGGTTGCGAATGCCGGCATACAGGTTCAGGGTCTGATACGCCATGCGAATTGAATCGCCGGCACGCAGACCAGCCAGCCAGTAATCACTGACCAGGGTCTGGTTACTGTTCTCGGCGTAGAACTCGCCCACATACTGCCACTCGAGGGCCGCAAAACGGCCGCCTGTTCCGCGCCACTCCAGCTCGTTCACCCAGAGCTGCTCGGGCAGACCTGGAATGGCATTGCCGCTGGCATCGTTGCCCTGCTCATCGGCAAAGTCCCGTAATTCGTAATCCGCCAGGGTCAGCGCGCTGGTTACCCGCCATGCGTAGGAAAGCTCCCAGGCCAGTCCCAGTTCGAAGCCATTGCGACGGGTTTCACCGGCGTTTTCATAGAAGGTCTGATCGCCCACGTTGAAGGGCAGGATCTCGTCCTCCACCTGAATGGAAAACAGCGCCATATCATAGCTCAACCCTGCACCCAGCATGCCGCGCATACCCAGCTCGCGATTCAATGCCTGCTGGGGTTCCAGTTCGGGATTGAAACCACCGCCGTTGGGGTTGGCAAACTCGGTGAAGGTGGGGGACTCGAAAGCGGTACCCAGGGTGGCGTATACCTGGTGCCTCGGTGCCAGTTTGTAGCTGATTCCGGCAACACCACTGTACTCCCGGAAGGTCCGGTTGCCCGAATCATCGCTACCGTCCTGCAGCCATTCGTCGTCTATCGCCATATGCAGCCGGTCGAACCGCACGCCCAGGGAGATGTTGAGTACGTCGCTCAGCGCCAGATCGCCCTGACCAAACACCGCTACATTGGTGGCACTCTGGTTTTCGGCCTGGGTCTGGCCGGTAATATCGCCGTCAATCGATACCGAATAGCGGCGCCGGTCGTCGGACTGATGATGTGCATCCAGGCCAGTGACCCAAACCAGAGGCAATCCGGCCAGCATCGATTCCTGCTGGTACTGGGAACTGATGCCGTAAAAGTGCCGGTCGTAGGCTATCCGGCTGCTTCCGGGAAACGGCAGTTGCTGCGCGAAATCCCGTTGGGTGTAGAAGGTATCGAGGGTGAGCTGACCGGGCAGCACGACGGAATCCTCCCATCTTACACCCAGGGTCTGCTGGTTTACGGTCTGGCTGCTGTCCAGTCGCTTGGCGAGCGCGGTGGCCTGCTCCGGATCCTCTTCGGCCTGGGCCAGGGTGAGCCCGCCGGGGTCTTCGGATTTCGGGTTATGTAGCGCGTTGAACGTTGCGGTCAGACGCCTTCCGGACTCCAGATCCCGCGCGACACGGGCGTTGAACAGCGCCTTTTCCGCCTCGCTCTGCTCCCGGTGGCCATCGAATGTCAGCCACGAAAGCGTTGCTATGCCGCTGGTATCGCCATCCACGCCGTTGCCCTGTATGGCAGCCTTGCGATAGTCGTCACTGCCGCCATCCAGCCGCAGACGGCCGCCCGCCGGGAGTTCGTCGCCTGGCGCGGTCGAAATATCGATGACACCGCCGGCAGCGTTTCCGTACTGTACCGAAGCCGGCCCCCGAATAACCTCGATGCGCTGGGCCGAATCCAGATCAATGGCATCAATCTGCGACTGGCCGTCCGGCAGCGTGTAGGGGATGCCGTCCACCTGGATCCGGATACCCCGAATACCGAAAGGCGCCCTGGCCCCGAACCCGCGAGTGGACAGCCGAAGGTTCTGGGCAAAGTTGTAGCGGTTCTGGAAGAACAGGCCGGGGACGGTATCGAGGGATTCGTCCAGCTGCAGGCGCTGCTGTCCCTCACGGATGTCCGGAGCATTGACCACGGAGACCGCTGCGGGCGTTTCATACAGGTCCCGCACCAGCCTCGGAGACGTAACCTCCAGAACCAACTCTTCCTCTTCCTGGCCTGCCGTTGCTTGGGCCGTCACTACAGGGGAGACTGAAAAGCAGATGGGAACCAGTGCCAGAGTTGCAAGGTAATTATTCTTGTTCAAAGGGCCTCCAGGGGACTCGTTATCAAGAACTTCTCCTGACAACGGGTACGCCAGCAATCGGAAAATGGTGTCATCCCATTCAATCCGGCGGAAAGCCAGTTTTAAATAATCATTTCATCTGTTTTTTATAGGACTTTGGTTGCAGGTACAAGGCGGCGAAATCAGGCGGGGATCCAGGCCGCAAGCAGATCAACCAGCCAGGGAACCAGCAAAGCCGTTGCGAACGCCGAAAGTGCCATCGCCAGACCTGAGAAAGCCCCCATCTGCGAGCTTACCTGAAACGCCCGGGCGGTTCCGATACCGTGGGCTGCAACACCCATGGCGATGCCTTTGGCGGTATCATCGCGAACCCGGATCCACTCGAAGAGTTTTGTGCCCAGAACGGCGCCGGTGATGCCCGTTATCACGACCAGGACGGCCGTCAGAGACGGGAGCCCGCCAATTTTTTCAGAGATACCCATGGCTACCGGTGCCGTTGCCGATTTCGGGGCCAGGGACATCTGGATCTCCGTAGACCCTCCGAGAACGCGGGCCAGACCAATGGAACTGCCGGCGGCGATGACAACGCCGCAGAGGAGCGAAATCGTCACGGGCAGCCAGAGCTGTCGCAACCGGGAAAACTGCTGATACAGCGGCACGGCCAGGGCCACCGTGGCCGGACCCAGCAGAAAGTGAACAAACTGCCCGCCTTCAAAATAATCACTGTAAGACGTGCCGGTGGCCAGCAACAGCATGATGAGCATGGCGACGGACGTGACGACCGGATTGGCCAGGGGATTGGAATTGGTTTTCAGGTACAGCCGGTAGGCCAGACCATAGGCCACCAGGGTGATGGTCAGCCCAAGCAGCGGCGACGTGGAAAGATAGACCCAGATGTCTTTCAGCCCCGGCTCAGTCATCATCAGCCTCCTTTTCCGAAACGGGCGACGCAAACCAGCGCGTGGTTACCTGCATGATCAGGGCCGTGGCAACCATGGTTATGACCGTACTCAGCAGCAGCGCGAGGGTTATTGGAATCCACTCGTCGGCGATGCGGCCGAAATGCGCCATCATGCCCACACCGGCCGGAACAAAAAGCAGCGAAAGATGGCTGAGCAAGGCTGTAGACGCCTGGTCAACGGACTCCGGGGCTTTGCCCCGGATCATCAGGGTAATGAATAGCATCACCATGCCCAGTACCGGCCCGGGAATGGGCAGCCCCAGCAATCGAACCGTGATCTCACCCACCAGCTGATACACCAGTAGCAGGGTAATGCCGTTCAGGAACTGCATGACGCAGGACTCCAGTCAGGGTTTGCTTTGTAAGGTCGAAATGGGAATGATACTCCGGCCATACATGGCCAGGACAAAACCGATCGGGAACATCAGCACTCCATATACCGCTGCCGGGATGGACATGGCGCTGGACTCCAGCAGGGTCAGGGTAACCATCAGGGCAATGGTACCGTTCTTTACCCCCAGTTCCACCGCCACCGCCAGCGACTCCCTTTGGGTCAGACCCGCCAGGCGACCGGCAGCAAGGCCCAGCCCGATACCGGCCACATTCAACAGAATAGTAGCCGGCCCTGCCTGCTTCAAAAGCTCCCAGATCTGGTCACGAACTCCGTACACCAGGGCCACAATCAGGACGGCCAGCACAATACCGCCGAAGATGCTAACGATGCTTTCTGCCTTGCGGGCAACTTCAGGGTTGCGGGTACGAACCACCATTCCAATGGCTACCGGGAAGAGCACAATACCAACCAGCATGCCGATGGTTTTCCACACCGGCAGCACAATGTCTTCCTCGGTTCCCATGTAATGCTGAAGGGCAATGTTGGTGAACAGCGGCAGGGTAAGGATGGTGATCAGGCTGGCACTGACCGTCAGCACAATAGACAGTGCAATATTACCCCGTGAGAGCAGCACAAACAGATTCGAGGTGGTGCCCCCGGGGCAGGCGGCAATAATCACCAACCCAACGGCGATGGCCGGTGGAACCGCCAGCAATGTGGCCAGCATGAAAGCAATGAGGGGCATGACCAGAATCTGGGCAACGGTGCCGACGATCATCCCTTTCGGATACACCGCTACCTGGCGGAAGTCACGTATCGTCAGGGTCATGCCGATACCGATCATGATAATGAACAGAGCAATCGGCAGTCCTGCCGAGATAAGCGGGCTGGATTCCACAACGCCTCCGGATGTTTTTGTTTTTACTACAACCAACCGATGAAAAGTAGCACAGACCGCTCCCTTTCGGGAGGCCAAACAACAATCGATTGAACCGGCAGGAAATAGCAAACGCGGGGAACTTTATGACTTGAAGCATCGTGTCACGGAGCAGTTGCACGTATACTTGCAACGGACAATTAAAATACCTGGACACTGGTGGAGACACACAAGGAATGAAACGCCTGGGAACCCTGGATGCCTCTTGGCTGGCCGTAGAATCTGAAGACACTCCCATGCACGTGGGCAACCTGCAGATCTTTTCGCTACCGGAGGGCGCCCCTGAAACCTTCCTTCGGGACATGGTGACCCGCATGAAGGAAACCGGCGATGTAGCACCGCCCTGGGGTTACAAACTGGCGTGGTCCGGACTGCTGGGTCGTGTACTGGCGCCGGCATGGAAAGTCGACAAGAAAATCGATCTGGATTACCACGTGCGCCATTCGGCCCTGCCGCGCCCTGGTGGTGAGCGGGAACTGGGTATCCTGGTATCGCGCCTGCATTCCAATCCCCTGGATTTCTCCCGCCCGCTTTGGGAATGCCACGTTATCGAGGGTCTTGAGAACAACCGGTTTGCGCTATACACCAAGATGCATCATTCGATGATCGATGGCATAAGTGGTATGCGCCTGATGCAACGGGTGCTGACTACCGATCCAGACAAGCGGGATATGCCGCCCCCCTGGTCGGTACGTCCGGAGCGTCGCCGCGGCAGCAAATCCGACTCCGAGGCCAGCGTGCCCGGCGCGGTTTCACAGGCCATGGAAGCCCTGAAGCTGCAGGCGGATATGGCGCCACGCCTGTGGCAGGCGGGCAACCGGCTGGTGCATTCGGTGCGTCATCCCGAAGACGGCCTCACCGCGCCATTTACCGGGCCCGTTTCCAAGATCAATCACCGGGTCACCGGGCAGCGCCGGTTCGCCACCCAGCATTACCAGCTTGACCGCATCAAGGAGCTTGCCCACATCTCCGGCGGCTCCCTGAACGACATTGTTCTGTACCTCTGCGGTACCGCCCTCCGACGTTTTCTGGTGGAGCAGGACGAGCTGCCAGACATTCCGCTGACCGCCGGTATCCCGGTGAACATTCGCCCCTCCGATGACCAGGGCACAGGCACGCAGATCAGTTTCATGATCGCATCCCTGGCGACCGACGAGGCGGATCCATTAACGCGGCTGCAGAACATCAAGACATCCACCCGCAGGGCCAAAGAGCACCTGCAAAAACTGCCCAAAAGCGCCCTGACCCAATACACCATGCTGTTGATGTCACCCTACATCCTGCAATTGATGTCGGGCCTCGGCGGGCGGATGCGACCGGTGTTCAATGTCACGATTTCCAATGTGCCGGGCCCCCAGAGGACCCTCTACTACGAGGGCGCGAAACTGGAAGCCATGTACCCGGTGTCCCTGATCGCACACGGCGGTGCGTTGAACATCACCTGCCTTAGTTATGACGGATCACTGAACTTCGGCTACACCGGCTGCAGGGACACACTGCCAAGCATGCAGAGACTGGCGGTTTACACCGGTGAGGCGCTGGACGAACTGGAAAGCCTGATTCTGCCGCCAAAGGCCAAATCAGAAGCGGCGGCCAAGCCCAGGGCACCACGAAAGCCGGCGACAAAAAAGAGTAAAGCAGACTGATCGAGCGTAAGATCAGCCCGCGCTTTGCCAGTGGGCAGCGCCCACGAAAATCAGCTGAAGGAAGCGGGTGGTCCGCTTCCGGATCTGCTCGATCTGGTAGTCGTCATCGGCCGAGACGCCGAGCAGATCCGTCAGGCTGAAGGCCACACTCCGGACTACCAGATCACAGGTCATGTCCAGATCCTGGTCGGTAAGGTGATCTACCAGCCTCAGCCTGCGCAGGTCGTTGGCAAGCTCACTGGCAAAGAAACGCATCTCGCTCCGGATACCTTCCTGCACCGCCCTGCTTTCACCGGCCAGCCCTTGAGCCATAAACAGGAAAAAGCTCCGGTTCGCCTGGGCGTGACTGATGAAAATGGCCACCGATTCCTCAATCAGTTTATCCGCCTGCGAAACGTTGGCCCGGGCCTCTCGCATCATCCTGCGCAACACCAGTCCCAGCTCATCCACGAGCTGAAGCCCCAGATCGTCCATATTGCGGAAATGCCGGTAAAACGAGGTTGGAACCACACCCGCCTGACGGGTTACTTCCCGGATACCAAGACTGGTGAAATGCCGCCCCTTGCCGACCAGCGTTAACGCCGCGCTCATCAGTTTTTCGCGGGTTTCGCCGGGCTTTCTGCGTTGTTTTTCCGCCATCTTTTGTCAGTACCGCCTGCCGTCTACGAATGGTTCACAAGTGTACACATCCGAAAAAATAAAAGTACAGAATGCTTGTCATTTCGAGCCATTACCAGCTGATCCATTGTGACTTTAACGCTCCGTGTGTACAGTCGTACACATTAGTGAACACTTGTACACATGGATAACGGAAAGCCTCAGGGAGGCACTCAGCATGTTAGCGAGAAACACCCAGCACAAAGCTCTACAATGGCTTGGCAGACAGCTGTTCAACCGAAACGATCCAGAGGTATTTTTCGACCCTCTGCTTGAGCGCATCAATCCGATGTGGGTACAAGAGTACACACCGGCCCGAGTAGAGCAGGTTCTCTCTGAAACCCATGACACCAAAACCCTGGTGCTGAAACCGGCCCGACGCTGGTCCGGCTTCAGCGCCGGCCAACATGTGAACATCTGTGTTGAAGTGGATGGAGTCCGCCGCAACCGCACGTTCAGCCTCTCAAGTTCCCCCCTGCTCTGGCGGGACCAGGGGCTGGTCACCCTGACCTTCAAACGCCTTCCGGGCGGCCTGGTGACCAACTGGCTTCACGATCATCTGCAAACTGGTGCGGTAATCGGTATGGGCGAGGCCTTTGGCGACTTCCTGATACCAGAACCTGCCCGACCGGTCCTGTTCATTGCCGGCGGCAGCGGCATTACGCCAGTCCTGAGCCAGCTTGAGACCATGGCGGCACAGGATTATCGGGCACCGGTGACATTGCTTTATTTCGTTCGAACCCGTGAAGACGTCATCGCCCGGGAAAAACTGCGGGCACTGGAGGCACGCTATAGCGCACTGACGCTGAATATCATTGCCACCAACGAGTCAGAAGAACCCCGCTACCTGCGTGACCGGGATCTGGAAGCGGTGCCGGGCATCAAGGCACGGCAGGTCTATCTGTGCGGACCGAAGGGGCTCATGGATCTGGCCCGGGACCTTCTGTACCGGAGGGGTATTGCTGACTCGGATATCCACAGCACCTTTTTCTCGGTGCCAACGGCGGATCTGGACAGAGCAACGCTTGGTGGCGAGGTTCAGTTTGAAACCAGTCAACTGGAAGTCGGATCCGAGGGCGATGCCACCTTGCTGGAGATCGCCGAGGCCGCAGGCCTGACTCCGCGCCACGGCTGCCGTATGGGCATATGCCACCAATGCAGTTGCCGGAAAACCACGGGCACCGTCATCAACCGCCTGACCGGCCAGGCCTCCGGCCCCGGCGAGGAAAACGTTCAGCTTTGCATCTCCGTACCCCGGGGCCCGGTGTCACTCGACCTTTAAGCCTATCACCCGATTTTATCGCGAAGCCTTGATGCACCGCAGGGAGTATCACCATGAAAAAGATGACCGAAGCGCAACTCGCAGAGCTTGAAACCGATCTGAACGCGATCCGGGACGAGGTTCTCGCAGACCTCGGCGACCGGGACGCGAGCTATATCCGGCGGATGGTCCGCCTGCACCGAAGTCTCGAAGCCGGCGGCCGGCTCATGATGCCGTTTGGCTTTATACCGCCTGTATTCGTTGCCGCGACGGTGACCCTGGGCGTTGCCAAGATCCTGGAGAACATGGAAATCGGCCACAACGTCATGCACGGCCAGTATGACTGGATGAATGACCCGAGCCTCCACTCCCAGACCTACGAGTGGGACACGGTGTGTACATCAGATTCCTGGCGTCGCACCCACAACTACGAGCATCACACCTACACCAACATCATCGGCAAGGACCGTGACTACGGCTACGCCGTGCTGCGACTCACGGATGAGGAGCCCTGGAAACCCTGGCACGCACTTCAGTTCATTAATTACATCCTGCTGAGTGTGTTTTTTCAGTGGGGCGTGGGGCTGCACGAACTCGAAACCGAGAAACTTCGCAGCCGGGAAATCAGCTGGCGTGAAAAGCTTCCGTTTCTCAAAGAGTTTGCTCGTAAGGGTGGCCGGCAGGCGTTCAAGGACTACGTCTTCTTCCCGCTGCTCACGTTTCCGGTGGCCCCGATTGTTCTGGCGGGGAACGTGGGCGCAAATCT
This genomic stretch from Marinobacter salsuginis harbors:
- a CDS encoding ferredoxin reductase; its protein translation is MLARNTQHKALQWLGRQLFNRNDPEVFFDPLLERINPMWVQEYTPARVEQVLSETHDTKTLVLKPARRWSGFSAGQHVNICVEVDGVRRNRTFSLSSSPLLWRDQGLVTLTFKRLPGGLVTNWLHDHLQTGAVIGMGEAFGDFLIPEPARPVLFIAGGSGITPVLSQLETMAAQDYRAPVTLLYFVRTREDVIAREKLRALEARYSALTLNIIATNESEEPRYLRDRDLEAVPGIKARQVYLCGPKGLMDLARDLLYRRGIADSDIHSTFFSVPTADLDRATLGGEVQFETSQLEVGSEGDATLLEIAEAAGLTPRHGCRMGICHQCSCRKTTGTVINRLTGQASGPGEENVQLCISVPRGPVSLDL
- a CDS encoding fatty acid desaturase family protein, with amino-acid sequence MKKMTEAQLAELETDLNAIRDEVLADLGDRDASYIRRMVRLHRSLEAGGRLMMPFGFIPPVFVAATVTLGVAKILENMEIGHNVMHGQYDWMNDPSLHSQTYEWDTVCTSDSWRRTHNYEHHTYTNIIGKDRDYGYAVLRLTDEEPWKPWHALQFINYILLSVFFQWGVGLHELETEKLRSREISWREKLPFLKEFARKGGRQAFKDYVFFPLLTFPVAPIVLAGNVGANLIRNLWSSTVIFCGHFTQDAETFTEEECEGESKGHWYLRQLTGSSNFTGGRWLHVLSGHLSYQVEHHVFPDLPAHRYPEISGKVQAVCQKYGIHYNTGRFAKQYGTVLKRILRHSLPEKVTGMARAA